One Bacillota bacterium DNA segment encodes these proteins:
- the recG gene encoding ATP-dependent DNA helicase RecG, translating to MPNGSRRSIPTAKLKSNMAANHSISTSFQLNDIGRKLFGSSGIRSHLDDPISSVRGVGQARASSFMALGIETVDDILWYLPRRYVDFSTIKPIEQVIAGETVTVMGEVISVEVKQSARDRRLWLNIARVRDDTGTIDIVFFMRTRNAKMRPRFSMAPSKGALVYVSGVVQHSYGRLAMVNPDFEEIHGARRDEQKAGPTKVSAEDELLSTGRVVPIYGLTRGLGQRTMRKIVSNTLKSYSDELDEVIPIEILARHGLPERHWSFANVHFPRNLDCAEEARRRLAFEELFLLRLALRLRRSQYRVPGSGMPCISDGDLVRRFRGLLPFNLTRAQERVIGEIRDDMERDVPMSRLIQGDVGSGKTIVAAFAIVKAVESGYQAALMAPTEILAEQHRRSLERLLQPLGISIISLTGGLSARERNLSLAEIGSGASQVVIGTHALIQDDVTFKRLGLVVTDEQHRFGVNQRIMLASKGENPHVLVMSATPIPRTLALVVYGDLDISIIDELPPGRTPIETHWVKPSGRSKVYDFIRGQVASGRQAYIVCPLIEESEDMDARAATAEAERLKAGVFRDMRVGLLHGKMGGRQKEEVMRQFRDGKLDVLISTTVIEVGVDVPNATVMVIEDADRFGLAELHQLRGRVGRGPHRSYCILIARADNPVSRQRLQAIQRTTDGFLIAEEDLRLRGPGELFGVRQHGIPDLRVDISTKDLSILESAAAAALEIDIDELSPGRCLERLGREVFRRFISLLPQAGA from the coding sequence TTGCCGAACGGATCCAGGAGGAGTATCCCAACTGCGAAATTGAAGTCCAATATGGCGGCCAACCACTCTATTTCTACATCATTTCAGCTGAATGACATCGGCCGAAAATTGTTTGGCTCTTCTGGCATCCGTTCGCATCTCGATGATCCTATCTCTTCAGTGCGTGGAGTTGGACAAGCCAGGGCTTCCAGTTTTATGGCGCTTGGGATCGAGACAGTGGATGACATTTTGTGGTATCTCCCGAGACGTTACGTAGATTTCTCCACCATAAAGCCCATTGAACAGGTGATCGCCGGGGAAACGGTGACCGTGATGGGCGAAGTGATATCAGTGGAAGTAAAGCAAAGCGCCCGGGACCGCCGTCTCTGGCTCAATATCGCCCGAGTACGGGATGACACTGGAACGATAGATATCGTATTCTTCATGAGAACAAGGAATGCTAAGATGCGCCCAAGGTTCAGCATGGCGCCCTCAAAGGGCGCTCTGGTCTATGTCAGCGGCGTCGTCCAGCATTCATATGGTCGCTTGGCCATGGTGAACCCTGATTTTGAAGAAATACATGGCGCTCGAAGGGATGAACAGAAGGCAGGTCCTACCAAAGTATCTGCAGAGGACGAACTCCTTTCTACTGGCAGGGTGGTGCCTATATATGGCCTGACCCGCGGGCTCGGGCAAAGGACGATGCGCAAGATCGTCTCAAATACCCTTAAGTCTTACAGCGATGAGCTCGATGAAGTGATCCCGATCGAGATCCTGGCGCGTCATGGATTGCCAGAGAGACACTGGTCTTTTGCAAACGTTCATTTCCCAAGGAATTTGGATTGTGCCGAAGAGGCAAGACGCAGGCTGGCTTTTGAGGAGCTATTTCTGCTGCGACTGGCCCTGCGGCTGCGAAGATCCCAATACAGGGTTCCTGGTAGCGGGATGCCCTGTATTTCGGACGGAGATCTTGTCAGAAGGTTCAGGGGACTCTTGCCATTCAATCTTACTCGGGCTCAGGAGCGCGTCATCGGTGAGATTCGCGACGACATGGAGAGGGATGTTCCCATGTCGCGGCTCATTCAGGGAGATGTAGGGTCAGGGAAGACCATAGTCGCAGCTTTTGCCATCGTCAAGGCGGTAGAAAGCGGATATCAGGCCGCGCTCATGGCGCCCACCGAGATCTTGGCCGAGCAACACCGTAGATCGCTAGAGCGACTGTTACAGCCACTGGGGATCTCCATCATTTCCTTGACTGGGGGATTGTCCGCCAGGGAAAGGAATCTGTCTCTTGCAGAGATAGGCTCAGGCGCATCTCAGGTCGTAATTGGAACGCATGCCCTCATACAGGATGATGTGACGTTCAAGCGCCTGGGACTGGTTGTCACCGATGAGCAGCACCGTTTTGGGGTCAACCAGAGGATCATGTTGGCTTCCAAGGGCGAAAACCCTCATGTGTTGGTCATGTCTGCCACGCCCATTCCAAGGACCCTGGCGCTCGTCGTCTATGGGGACCTTGACATCTCCATAATAGACGAACTGCCTCCCGGCAGGACACCCATCGAAACCCATTGGGTGAAACCCTCCGGGAGATCTAAAGTCTATGATTTCATCCGCGGGCAGGTGGCCTCTGGCAGACAAGCATATATCGTATGCCCACTGATAGAGGAATCTGAGGATATGGATGCCCGTGCCGCGACGGCCGAGGCCGAACGACTCAAGGCAGGGGTATTCCGTGATATGCGGGTAGGCCTGCTTCATGGCAAAATGGGAGGACGCCAAAAAGAAGAAGTGATGAGGCAATTTCGTGACGGGAAGCTGGATGTCCTGATTTCTACTACTGTCATCGAGGTGGGAGTCGATGTCCCGAATGCCACCGTCATGGTCATAGAAGATGCGGATCGATTTGGGCTCGCGGAGCTTCATCAATTGAGAGGTCGTGTCGGGCGGGGCCCGCATAGATCATATTGCATATTGATAGCCAGAGCCGATAATCCGGTCTCCAGGCAGAGACTTCAGGCCATACAGAGGACCACCGATGGCTTTCTGATAGCCGAGGAGGATCTGCGACTCAGAGGACCCGGTGAGTTATTTGGGGTAAGACAGCACGGGATTCCCGACCTCAGAGTGGATATCTCTACAAAGGATCTGAGCATTCTTGAGAGTGCCGCGGCTGCCGCCCTTGAAATCGATATAGATGAGCTCTCCCCGGGAAGATGTCTTGAGAGGCTTGGTAGAGAAGTTTTTCGACGCTTTATCTCGCTGCTCCCGCAGGCAGGGGCCTGA
- a CDS encoding DAK2 domain-containing protein, with translation MNSEYLTGMDLAKAILSGTDWLGKNAGIVDELNVFPVPDGDTGKNMYLTLTAAVKEVQALEDRMPRVAEVSEAASTGSLMGARGNSGVIFSQLFRGFSSSLKDQDVMTAQDLARALQEAARVAYKAVMKPVEGTMLTVAKEAARGAYLASLGTKDICEVAKAALKSAQEALNRTPELLPILKEAGVVDAGGKGLVIFLEGAIAGLTGVYQSLDGAREHVVAMPRKRGQTKSEPQRMGRYAQTPIVIQEGSRAPAQELAARAHPETLNYKYCTEFILKGRGLPLDNMRQDLAAYGDCLLVVGTQDVAKVHVHTNDPGIVLQYCVGLGDLTEIQINNMVLQNKEVSEKARETKAEAPEAEKRFAIVAVAFGEGLREILRSLGADEVIEGGQTMNPSIEDIVKAAEKAPSRRVIVLPNNSNVILTAEQARNVSEKEILVVPTKTIPQGIAALLAVGPDADLESARVKMERQIAGVRTGEVTYAVRNSAVNGFTIEENDIIGLADGDLKAVGKDRQKVALDLVREIITEDTELVTIYYGEKMTQEEASKLAERIQEEYPNCEIEVQYGGQPLYFYIISAE, from the coding sequence TTGAATTCTGAATACCTTACCGGGATGGATCTAGCGAAGGCGATTTTGTCCGGCACAGATTGGTTGGGCAAGAATGCCGGCATCGTGGATGAACTGAATGTATTTCCTGTGCCTGATGGGGATACGGGTAAGAATATGTACCTGACGTTGACGGCGGCGGTCAAGGAGGTACAGGCGCTGGAGGACAGGATGCCAAGGGTGGCCGAAGTCTCGGAGGCTGCTTCTACCGGTTCACTCATGGGAGCGCGAGGGAACTCAGGCGTGATCTTCTCCCAGTTGTTTCGCGGTTTTTCCAGCTCTCTCAAAGATCAGGATGTGATGACGGCTCAGGATCTGGCAAGAGCCCTTCAAGAGGCTGCCAGGGTTGCATACAAGGCTGTCATGAAACCTGTGGAAGGGACCATGCTGACTGTGGCCAAAGAAGCTGCCAGGGGCGCATATTTAGCCAGCCTCGGCACCAAAGACATATGTGAGGTGGCGAAAGCCGCGCTTAAGTCAGCCCAGGAGGCCCTGAATAGAACACCCGAACTCCTACCAATACTCAAGGAGGCCGGGGTTGTGGACGCCGGAGGCAAGGGCCTGGTGATCTTCCTCGAGGGAGCCATCGCGGGTCTTACCGGAGTCTATCAGTCACTCGATGGCGCAAGGGAGCATGTCGTTGCCATGCCACGGAAAAGGGGTCAGACGAAAAGCGAGCCTCAGCGCATGGGGCGGTATGCCCAGACCCCAATCGTAATTCAGGAGGGATCGCGCGCTCCAGCTCAGGAGCTTGCAGCCAGGGCTCACCCAGAGACACTGAATTACAAGTATTGCACAGAATTCATACTAAAGGGGCGTGGACTGCCTCTCGATAATATGCGGCAGGACCTTGCCGCTTATGGAGACTGTCTCCTTGTGGTTGGAACTCAAGATGTGGCCAAGGTTCATGTCCATACGAATGATCCGGGGATCGTGCTGCAATACTGTGTCGGGCTCGGAGATCTGACCGAGATACAGATCAACAACATGGTGCTCCAGAATAAGGAAGTCTCGGAAAAAGCCCGAGAGACAAAAGCTGAGGCCCCGGAGGCTGAGAAAAGATTTGCCATAGTGGCCGTAGCGTTTGGCGAAGGGCTGCGGGAGATCTTGAGAAGCCTTGGGGCGGACGAAGTGATCGAGGGCGGTCAGACTATGAATCCGAGCATCGAGGATATAGTCAAGGCTGCCGAAAAGGCTCCTTCCAGGCGCGTTATCGTGCTGCCCAACAACTCGAACGTGATCCTTACTGCAGAGCAGGCAAGGAACGTTTCCGAAAAGGAAATCCTGGTCGTCCCTACGAAGACCATTCCCCAGGGGATTGCGGCGCTCCTCGCCGTTGGACCAGATGCGGACCTTGAGTCTGCCAGGGTAAAAATGGAGAGACAGATTGCAGGTGTCAGGACAGGGGAAGTCACCTACGCTGTCAGGAACTCCGCCGTTAATGGGTTCACCATTGAGGAAAATGATATAATCGGGTTGGCGGACGGGGACTTGAAGGCGGTAGGAAAGGATCGCCAGAAGGTTGCACTTGATTTGGTCAGGGAAATCATAACTGAGGATACCGAACTTGTGACGATCTATTATGGGGAAAAGATGACTCAAGAGGAGGCCAGCAAGCTTGCCGAACGGATCCAGGAGGAGTATCCCAACTGCGAAATTGAAGTCCAATATGGCGGCCAACCACTCTATTTCTACATCATTTCAGCTGAATGA
- a CDS encoding Asp23/Gls24 family envelope stress response protein, whose amino-acid sequence MGKEMSTELGQINISDEVIAAIAGMAATECYGLVGMASRNLQDGIAELLGRDNLGRGVEVKLDGNEVAISLYVIVEYGVKIPEVANNAMSKVCYVVESMTGLKVRRVDVIVQGVRVGSVGQKKG is encoded by the coding sequence ATGGGCAAGGAAATGAGCACAGAACTCGGTCAGATAAACATCTCCGATGAGGTCATAGCCGCCATTGCTGGCATGGCAGCAACTGAATGTTATGGCCTGGTGGGCATGGCTTCAAGAAATCTCCAGGATGGGATTGCGGAGCTTCTAGGTAGAGACAATCTGGGTCGAGGTGTTGAGGTAAAGCTCGATGGGAATGAGGTTGCTATAAGCCTCTATGTTATCGTCGAATATGGCGTCAAGATTCCTGAGGTCGCCAACAATGCCATGAGCAAGGTCTGCTACGTGGTGGAAAGCATGACGGGGCTCAAGGTGCGGCGGGTAGATGTCATTGTGCAGGGAGTGAGGGTGGGGTCAGTTGGACAGAAAAAGGGTTAG
- a CDS encoding 50S ribosomal protein L28 — protein sequence MPQICYICGKHSQTGNKVSHSNIKTKRQWRPNIRRVKAVVDGTVRHIRVCAKCLKAGKVKRAI from the coding sequence ATGCCCCAGATTTGCTATATTTGTGGTAAGCATTCACAGACAGGGAATAAAGTCAGCCACTCAAACATCAAGACTAAGCGGCAATGGCGCCCGAATATCCGCCGTGTAAAGGCGGTTGTCGACGGAACCGTGAGACATATCAGGGTATGCGCTAAATGCCTCAAGGCGGGAAAAGTAAAGAGGGCGATCTGA
- a CDS encoding YbaB/EbfC family nucleoid-associated protein has protein sequence MQVTIPRNLAFAYIVWWFILKCYWVVQDMKHPGTKAMAPEYTLNVHERRVFMGQDFSKFLDGLQNIQGKAQDIQAGLKAKTVEGVAGGGLVKVTANGFGEVSDIVVDGKLLSSENLPMLRKLLLQAINEAIGKSRGLAVSEVFNAMGGPPNETP, from the coding sequence ATGCAGGTCACGATTCCTCGCAACCTCGCCTTCGCTTACATAGTATGGTGGTTCATCCTCAAATGTTACTGGGTTGTGCAGGATATGAAACATCCTGGAACTAAGGCGATGGCACCTGAATATACTCTTAATGTGCATGAGAGGAGGGTCTTTATGGGGCAGGACTTCAGTAAGTTTCTAGATGGCTTGCAAAATATCCAGGGCAAGGCTCAGGATATTCAAGCCGGTCTCAAAGCTAAAACAGTTGAAGGTGTGGCTGGTGGTGGTCTGGTAAAGGTCACTGCAAATGGATTTGGTGAGGTATCCGACATTGTCGTCGATGGGAAGCTTCTGAGCTCAGAAAATCTGCCGATGCTTCGCAAACTTCTATTGCAGGCTATCAATGAGGCCATTGGCAAATCTAGGGGACTTGCTGTCTCAGAGGTATTCAACGCCATGGGCGGCCCACCGAATGAGACCCCATGA
- the galT gene encoding galactose-1-phosphate uridylyltransferase — protein sequence MSELRADPISRCWTIIAKERGKRPHDFKVEREVRQGGSRVCPFCEGNEGMTPPEVLALGRNTDLRDSPGWSVRVVPNKFPAVSPNEEDSPVAMDGLLRHMPGVGAHEVLIESPDHDATWGSYSDGQLEDIFRAVLLRMKELRKDGRFRYFQFFKNSGRIAGASLEHAHSQIIVTPIIPVAVRDELNTAHEYYEATGECLFCAIIRKERQEGTRVVDQNSSFVAFCPYASRFPYEIQIFPILHSHDFEALYDDPSGLAGLSKLLKGVMAKLEDAFEFLPYNLLLHTAPWEPGYGETYHWHIEILPRLTIIAGFELGTGFYINPTAPELAAEELRYDLVSAVRSREEL from the coding sequence ATGAGTGAATTGAGAGCGGATCCTATTTCAAGATGCTGGACCATCATCGCAAAAGAGAGAGGAAAACGGCCCCACGACTTCAAAGTTGAAAGGGAAGTCCGGCAAGGGGGGTCGAGGGTATGCCCATTTTGTGAGGGGAATGAAGGCATGACCCCGCCCGAAGTATTAGCCCTGGGACGAAATACCGACCTGAGGGATAGTCCTGGATGGTCAGTGAGGGTCGTCCCCAATAAATTCCCTGCTGTCTCGCCCAATGAGGAGGATTCCCCAGTCGCCATGGATGGACTCCTGCGTCACATGCCCGGAGTGGGAGCCCATGAGGTTTTAATAGAATCTCCCGACCACGACGCCACATGGGGAAGCTACAGCGATGGACAGCTTGAAGATATCTTTCGCGCGGTGCTCCTTCGCATGAAAGAGCTTAGGAAAGATGGACGGTTCAGATATTTTCAATTTTTCAAGAACTCCGGACGGATTGCCGGGGCATCACTTGAGCACGCCCACAGCCAGATAATAGTAACACCTATAATTCCTGTGGCGGTGCGTGATGAACTCAACACAGCACATGAATATTACGAGGCGACGGGTGAGTGCTTATTCTGCGCGATAATTCGAAAGGAAAGGCAGGAAGGCACGAGAGTCGTTGATCAGAATTCAAGTTTTGTGGCATTCTGTCCATATGCTTCACGTTTCCCTTATGAGATCCAGATCTTCCCCATCCTACACAGCCACGATTTTGAAGCCTTGTATGATGATCCTTCGGGGCTAGCCGGGCTCTCAAAGCTGCTCAAGGGGGTAATGGCAAAGCTGGAGGATGCCTTTGAATTTCTTCCCTATAATCTCCTGCTCCATACCGCGCCTTGGGAGCCAGGGTATGGGGAAACCTATCACTGGCATATCGAGATCTTGCCTAGGCTCACTATCATAGCGGGATTTGAGCTTGGAACCGGATTTTATATCAACCCTACGGCTCCGGAGCTTGCAGCCGAGGAACTGAGATATGATCTGGTTTCTGCTGTCCGCTCAAGGGAGGAACTATAG
- the glgA gene encoding glycogen synthase GlgA yields MLIASSEIAPFAKTGGLADVAGSLPKALAIHGNDVRLVMPRYRGITDVSTLADLPVWIGWRKETAIIRQSFIRAKLDDIEKMIPVYFIDNYQYFDRDNLYGYFDESERFAFFSKAILEMLKVINFCPDIIHLNDWQTGPVAFLLKEHYSQDPFYRQISTVFTIHNLQYQGNFPRECLQLLDVGDEYYTPELLEFYGNISYMKAGLLYSTLINTVSKTYAKEIQMPEFGYGMDGVLRKRQQDLFGILNGINYHEFNPETDPRIYKNYSLEDLNGKRQNKYELQREVGLPTADVPVIGMVSRLVAQKGFDLLDEVIDELLGMNLQMVILGKGEDRYEELILSLKKRNPEKVAAVVGFNSALAQRIYAGSDMFLMPSQFEPCGLGQLISLRYGTIPIVRATGGLADTVHNYEPERGIGNGFSFVEYKGEALIDAVKRALAIYRDRATWERLVRHAMESDFSWNKSAVEYMALYGLARNRLKTLAIT; encoded by the coding sequence ATTCTGATAGCATCTTCCGAAATCGCGCCTTTCGCGAAGACAGGTGGTCTCGCAGATGTAGCCGGTTCCCTGCCCAAAGCCCTCGCCATCCATGGAAATGACGTCAGGCTGGTAATGCCGCGCTATAGGGGGATCACTGATGTCTCCACATTGGCCGATCTCCCGGTATGGATCGGATGGAGAAAAGAGACTGCCATAATCAGGCAATCATTTATCCGGGCCAAATTGGATGACATCGAGAAAATGATCCCGGTATATTTCATCGACAATTACCAGTATTTCGATCGGGATAACCTGTATGGCTATTTTGATGAAAGCGAGCGCTTCGCGTTTTTCTCTAAAGCGATCCTAGAAATGTTGAAGGTCATCAATTTCTGCCCCGACATCATTCATCTCAACGATTGGCAAACGGGCCCCGTAGCCTTTTTACTCAAGGAACATTATTCACAAGATCCTTTCTATAGGCAGATCTCTACTGTTTTCACCATCCACAACCTTCAGTACCAGGGCAATTTCCCTCGCGAATGCCTGCAACTCCTAGACGTGGGGGATGAATACTATACCCCTGAGCTTCTCGAGTTCTATGGAAATATAAGCTATATGAAGGCAGGCTTACTATATTCCACCCTAATAAACACTGTCAGCAAAACTTATGCAAAAGAAATTCAGATGCCGGAATTCGGATACGGAATGGATGGTGTATTGCGAAAACGACAGCAGGATCTCTTCGGCATCTTAAATGGGATCAACTACCATGAATTCAATCCTGAGACCGACCCAAGGATATACAAGAATTACAGCCTGGAAGACCTAAATGGTAAACGCCAGAACAAATATGAATTGCAGAGGGAGGTAGGACTCCCGACAGCAGATGTGCCGGTCATCGGAATGGTGTCACGTCTTGTAGCGCAAAAAGGCTTTGACCTGCTGGACGAAGTGATAGACGAACTCCTCGGCATGAATCTACAGATGGTGATCCTCGGGAAAGGCGAAGACAGGTATGAGGAACTCATTCTTTCATTGAAGAAGCGCAATCCTGAGAAGGTTGCCGCCGTAGTAGGCTTCAATTCGGCTCTCGCCCAGAGGATCTATGCTGGTTCAGATATGTTCTTGATGCCTTCACAATTTGAACCATGCGGCCTGGGCCAGCTGATAAGCCTGAGATATGGAACCATTCCTATAGTACGAGCCACAGGTGGACTCGCAGACACGGTACATAACTATGAACCCGAACGCGGCATCGGAAATGGCTTCAGTTTCGTGGAGTATAAAGGCGAAGCATTAATAGACGCAGTGAAGAGGGCCCTTGCGATCTATCGAGACCGGGCAACATGGGAAAGACTGGTCCGCCATGCCATGGAATCTGATTTCTCGTGGAACAAGTCAGCGGTAGAATATATGGCTCTTTATGGGCTTGCCAGAAACCGACTGAAAACCCTGGCCATAACATAG
- a CDS encoding HD-GYP domain-containing protein — MRLMSLDRVTPGMRLARPIHGPDGQKWLARGVELTSGYIDRLMARGIMMIYVEDDATYDVDSRDVISDEIRARAINVTREILDKAASAKFSSRRHVIHSEVYDIVGAIIDELRSRMRTIVSIISLKSYDNYTYEHSVNCAVLGMILGIGLDYSDAKLRNLGIGLLMHDIGKMRISKDILNKAGALDPWEFQQVKAHPELGFEILSEDDEVCAVSRAICLQHHERCDGSGYPRRLTLESIQEFSRVAAVVDVYDALTSDRIYRRAYLPSEALQFLKKEAGKTFDARLVQMLFSYIPPYPIGTLVSLSTGDTAVVVDINGDNLERPVVRILRDAPSGKSHHEGPEGRSGRCAGVIEIDLSRHRDITILHGLRS; from the coding sequence ATGAGGCTTATGTCCCTAGATAGAGTCACACCAGGGATGCGCCTGGCAAGGCCAATACATGGACCTGATGGGCAGAAATGGCTTGCCAGGGGCGTCGAACTCACCAGCGGATATATCGATCGTCTTATGGCTCGCGGGATAATGATGATTTATGTGGAAGATGACGCGACCTATGATGTAGATTCGAGGGATGTCATCAGTGATGAGATCAGGGCGCGAGCAATCAACGTGACCAGAGAGATACTCGACAAAGCTGCAAGTGCCAAGTTCTCGTCTCGTAGGCATGTGATCCATTCGGAGGTCTACGATATAGTCGGCGCCATAATTGATGAGCTCAGATCACGGATGAGGACCATCGTATCCATAATAAGCCTCAAATCCTATGATAACTATACATATGAGCATTCAGTAAACTGTGCCGTCCTGGGGATGATATTGGGCATAGGGCTTGACTATAGTGATGCCAAGCTTCGCAACCTCGGCATCGGTCTCTTGATGCATGATATAGGGAAGATGAGAATCTCGAAGGATATTCTCAACAAGGCTGGAGCCCTCGACCCATGGGAGTTTCAGCAGGTGAAGGCTCACCCTGAGCTGGGATTTGAGATTCTGTCTGAGGATGATGAGGTATGTGCCGTCTCGAGGGCAATTTGCCTTCAGCACCATGAGAGATGCGATGGTTCCGGGTATCCCCGGCGGCTCACACTCGAGTCGATCCAGGAATTCTCGCGAGTAGCCGCAGTCGTTGATGTATATGACGCGCTGACATCTGACAGGATTTACCGAAGAGCCTATCTGCCATCAGAGGCACTGCAATTTCTCAAAAAGGAGGCGGGAAAGACATTTGATGCCCGGCTGGTTCAGATGCTTTTCTCCTATATACCTCCGTATCCCATAGGTACCCTGGTCAGCCTCTCAACTGGCGATACTGCCGTTGTCGTGGACATAAATGGAGACAACCTGGAGCGGCCGGTAGTAAGGATCCTGCGTGACGCTCCTTCGGGCAAATCCCATCATGAGGGTCCAGAAGGCCGATCAGGAAGATGTGCTGGGGTAATAGAGATCGACCTTTCCAGGCACCGGGATATTACAATCCTTCATGGCCTTAGATCCTAG
- a CDS encoding MATE family efflux transporter yields the protein MAQDASYDSSSETVASPGTGLSTGLSINRSDRADRVAETKSGHAVGAPISPGTAEITSDLRRRVIALSGPALVEMFLMSLIGMADMIMVGRMGSQGPAAIAAVGLTNQPMFFIQAAFMALNVGTTAIVARSIGARDRATACNATRQTLTVTIVMGLMTSLLGILISHSVIVLMGAEEEVIPLGTSYMQIVSAGMIFATITMAISAALRGAGDTKTPMKVNVTANIVNIIGNYLLIYGNFGFPRLGVAGAAIATSFSRFVACIMVLRVIYSGHFILHLSLKDSYRPDFPLIKRILRVGVPAAIEQFILRGGQLVFVRVVSSFGTVVFAAHQIGMNIQSLSFTPGQAFSIAATTLVGQGLGAKKTALAEKGAMEARRLGMIVSGCTALIFIFFSRQIASLYTSDPAVISRSAMVLKILALVQPAQSTQFILAGGLRGAGDTKWPLYSTFIGIWVVRVALGYFFAVVLNLELLGAWMAMAMDQLARSAIIYARFKAGKWKRVAV from the coding sequence ATGGCGCAGGATGCAAGTTATGATTCGTCATCAGAAACGGTGGCCTCACCGGGGACCGGGTTATCTACAGGATTATCTATAAATAGGTCCGATAGGGCTGATAGAGTTGCGGAAACCAAATCTGGGCACGCTGTTGGGGCGCCTATTTCCCCTGGGACTGCTGAAATCACATCTGACCTCAGACGGAGAGTCATAGCGCTCTCCGGACCCGCCCTTGTGGAAATGTTTCTTATGTCTCTTATCGGGATGGCAGACATGATCATGGTCGGGCGCATGGGGAGTCAGGGACCGGCTGCTATAGCTGCCGTAGGTCTCACCAACCAACCCATGTTTTTTATACAGGCGGCCTTCATGGCCCTCAACGTTGGGACTACAGCCATTGTGGCGCGGTCTATAGGGGCGAGGGATCGAGCTACTGCGTGCAATGCCACGAGACAGACGCTCACAGTTACCATCGTTATGGGGCTCATGACAAGTCTTCTGGGAATATTGATATCCCACTCTGTGATAGTGTTGATGGGCGCGGAGGAGGAAGTGATCCCCCTTGGCACATCATATATGCAAATAGTCTCCGCAGGGATGATATTCGCAACCATCACAATGGCAATCTCTGCAGCCCTTAGAGGTGCTGGTGATACCAAGACCCCCATGAAGGTGAATGTGACAGCGAACATCGTCAATATAATAGGGAATTACCTGTTGATATATGGCAATTTCGGATTTCCTCGTCTTGGAGTCGCAGGCGCTGCCATAGCGACGAGCTTCTCCAGGTTTGTGGCCTGCATAATGGTTCTCAGGGTTATATATTCTGGACATTTCATCCTGCACTTGTCGCTGAAAGATTCTTATAGGCCGGATTTTCCTCTTATAAAGAGGATTCTGCGGGTCGGGGTGCCTGCGGCGATAGAGCAGTTCATATTACGCGGCGGTCAGCTTGTCTTTGTTAGGGTAGTGTCGAGCTTCGGAACCGTGGTCTTTGCCGCTCACCAGATCGGAATGAATATCCAGTCTCTATCCTTCACGCCGGGCCAGGCTTTCAGCATAGCCGCAACCACCCTGGTAGGTCAGGGACTGGGAGCGAAGAAAACGGCCCTGGCAGAGAAGGGAGCCATGGAGGCCAGGAGGCTGGGCATGATCGTGTCAGGGTGCACCGCGCTTATTTTTATATTCTTCAGCAGGCAGATAGCCTCTCTCTACACCAGTGACCCGGCCGTGATCTCCAGGTCTGCCATGGTCCTCAAGATCTTGGCCCTGGTGCAGCCTGCACAGTCCACGCAATTTATACTGGCGGGAGGGCTCAGGGGCGCAGGGGACACCAAATGGCCATTATATTCGACATTCATTGGCATTTGGGTGGTCAGGGTGGCATTGGGCTACTTTTTCGCTGTAGTCCTCAACCTTGAGCTATTGGGAGCTTGGATGGCCATGGCGATGGATCAGTTGGCCCGTTCTGCCATAATCTATGCCCGGTTCAAAGCTGGAAAGTGGAAGAGGGTAGCAGTCTAA
- a CDS encoding MarR family transcriptional regulator: MEWEAGIQDDLSSESVAHVDTLLREISLMVRKKGKEALSDYGVTPPQFHALLALKDGALSMGELCESMYLAPSTITDLVDRMEATELVERIRDPLDRRVVRIRIRDKGRRLLEEVLARRHIYLSSVLVHLSSAERVQLVRSLEKLHEIMFSPDKDSKKE; encoded by the coding sequence ATGGAATGGGAAGCGGGGATACAAGATGATCTTTCCTCGGAGTCCGTGGCTCACGTCGATACTCTGCTTCGCGAAATCAGCCTGATGGTTCGAAAGAAGGGCAAAGAGGCGCTCTCGGATTATGGAGTCACCCCTCCTCAGTTTCATGCTCTCCTGGCCCTCAAGGACGGGGCCCTATCCATGGGCGAACTATGCGAGAGCATGTATCTGGCCCCTAGCACTATTACGGACCTTGTCGACAGGATGGAGGCAACCGAGTTGGTTGAGAGGATCAGAGATCCTCTCGATCGCAGAGTGGTAAGGATCAGGATAAGGGATAAGGGCAGACGACTGCTGGAGGAGGTCTTGGCGAGAAGACACATCTATCTATCGAGCGTTCTAGTTCACCTGTCATCCGCAGAGCGCGTTCAGCTCGTTCGAAGCCTTGAGAAACTCCACGAAATAATGTTCTCACCTGATAAGGATTCAAAAAAGGAGTAG